The Paeniglutamicibacter sulfureus genome includes a region encoding these proteins:
- a CDS encoding glycosyltransferase has translation MSKHITAIASYGRRAGSSRVRLYDWIDFNNLKASEEVYINASSNSFRKLLSNPRRVLAAEMSLREIANSHKNGNLIISRRATPFSNGALESKLLSSATRGVYDFDDSLSAVQQVGVQRLWSLSKTWKRAVATADIVIAGNDYLAEEAGKFNDEVVIIPSCVNPNEYRAKTSYESVFPRAVWIGSPSTESYLSLVAEPLLRLHSKIGLRLTVISSGDTALGGLEPMVDRIEWSPDNYKDELAKADIGIMPLVDNKWARGKCAYKLLQYGAAGLPMIGSPVGSNQTVLGRSRNLISNSADDWFDQLDDFFNQPDSYREALGGRARELVQNEYSFQAWQQTWMKAVGLEV, from the coding sequence TTGTCAAAGCATATAACGGCTATTGCATCGTATGGTCGGCGCGCGGGAAGTTCGAGAGTCAGGCTTTATGATTGGATTGATTTTAACAATCTTAAAGCAAGCGAAGAAGTTTACATAAACGCTTCAAGCAATTCTTTTCGTAAACTGCTTTCTAATCCTCGTAGAGTTTTGGCAGCGGAAATGAGTTTGAGGGAAATAGCAAATTCCCATAAAAATGGAAATCTGATCATTTCAAGGCGCGCTACTCCCTTCAGTAATGGCGCACTCGAGTCGAAGTTACTAAGTTCGGCCACTAGGGGTGTCTACGATTTTGACGACTCACTGTCAGCGGTGCAACAAGTTGGTGTCCAGCGACTATGGTCCCTATCGAAAACTTGGAAGCGAGCCGTGGCGACGGCGGATATTGTCATAGCGGGTAACGATTATCTCGCCGAGGAGGCGGGGAAATTTAATGATGAAGTCGTTATTATTCCAAGTTGTGTTAATCCGAATGAGTACAGAGCGAAGACGTCTTACGAATCCGTATTTCCAAGGGCTGTTTGGATAGGTTCACCCTCAACTGAATCCTATCTTTCATTGGTTGCAGAACCGCTCCTCAGACTTCATTCTAAAATTGGTCTCCGTTTAACGGTGATTAGTTCGGGCGATACGGCGTTGGGGGGGCTGGAGCCGATGGTGGATCGCATTGAATGGTCTCCAGATAACTACAAGGACGAATTGGCTAAGGCTGACATAGGAATCATGCCTCTCGTCGATAACAAATGGGCACGCGGTAAATGTGCCTATAAGTTGTTGCAGTACGGTGCTGCAGGCTTGCCGATGATTGGTAGTCCCGTTGGGTCCAATCAGACGGTCCTTGGGCGGTCAAGGAACCTTATTTCGAATAGCGCCGACGATTGGTTTGATCAGTTGGATGACTTCTTTAATCAGCCAGATTCCTATCGAGAAGCACTCGGAGGTCGTGCCCGCGAACTGGTCCAGAACGAGTATAGTTTTCAGGCTTGGCAACAGACGTGGATGAAAGCGGTGGGTCTTGAAGTGTAG